Proteins from one Xenopus tropicalis strain Nigerian chromosome 1, UCB_Xtro_10.0, whole genome shotgun sequence genomic window:
- the mboat4 gene encoding ghrelin O-acyltransferase encodes MDYLQLVFHPVALYQLAAFPWAFLYGYLSSFGHLPITPRFIYLLFGGIVLSCVSMGPYAVVIFIPALGSIVLFHIISWQSVHWWALALQMVWQTACHLWLLYKEYYLQEEITLRLSIMISALMLLTQKITTLALDIHERKVRIIPVDGGMKNWFFSGSAHNILIFLSYLLFFPALLGGPLCSFVEFHHHVTVAPRCNYLCFKQVAKGFFFALILQMLRSLVSVNLSFQLSLMTCRHLNCVCIMWTTALLFKLTYYFHWLLDESLFCAAGFLTAYHVDGFQVTFCDTDIWTLETTHKISVFTRTWNKSTASWLRRIIFEKCKIGSLLMTFAFSAWWHGLHPGHIFGFLCWALLVKADYRIHKYFNPCQQSWCTRVLYRIFTWLHTQLIVAFLIVAIEMRSIKIIWSLCLSYNCYFPILYCLSLISSIKRK; translated from the exons ATGGACTACCTTCAACTTGTGTTTCACCCTGTGGCTCTTTACCAGCTAGCTGCTTTTCCATGGGCTTTTTTATATGGTTATCTCTCTTCCTTTGGCCATTTGCCCATCACGCCAAG ATTTATTTATCTCCTCTTTGGTGGAATTGTTTTATCATGTGTTTCCATGGGACCATATGCAGTAGTTATCTTCATCCCAGCCTTGGGCTCCATTGTGCTGTTTCACATAATCAGTTGGCAGTCTGTTCACTGGTGGGCACTTGCACTGCAAATGGTCTGGCAAACTGCTTGCCATCTCTGGCTACTGTATAAAGAATATTACTTGCAAGAAGAAATTACGTTAAG GTTGTCTATAATGATTTCAGCCCTCATGCTGTTAACCCAGAAGATCACAACTCTAGCTTTGGATATTCATGAAAGAAAAGTGAGAATAATACCAGTAGATGGAGGAATGAAAAACTGGTTCTTCTCTGGAAGTGCACACAATATATTAATCTTTCTCTCTTACTTGCTCttctttcctgcactgctgggagGCCCTCTCTGCTCCTTTGTAGAATTTCATCATCATGTCACTGTAGCCCCTAGGTGTAACTATCTGTGCTTCAAGCAGGTAGCCAAAGGCTTCTTCTTTGCTTTAATCTTGCAAATGCTTAGAAGTTTGGTTTCTGTAAACTTGAGCTTTCAGTTGTCTCTCATGACCTGTAGGCACTTAAACTGTGTCTGCATTATGTGGACCACAGCACTGCTATTTAAACTGACCTATTACTTCCATTGGTTGCTTGATGAATCCCTCTTCTGTGCTGCAGGATTTCTGACAGCATATCATGTAGATGGCTTTCAAGTAACCTTTTGTGATACTGATATTTGGACCCTGGAAACAACTCATAAAATTTCAGTTTTTACCAGGACATGGAACAAAAGCACAGCAAGCTGGCTGAGAagaatcatttttgaaaaatgcaaaattggATCTTTACTAATGACCTTTGCCTTCTCTGCTTGGTGGCATGGACTCCACCCAGGTCACATTTTTGGTTTCTTGTGCTGGGCTCTGCTAGTGAAGGCTGACTATAGGATACACAAGTATTTCAATCCCTGTCAGCAATCCTGGTGCACAAGGGTGCTTTATAGGATATTTACTTGGCTTCACACCCAGTTAATAGTAGCATTTCTTATAGTGGCTATTGAAATGAGGAGTATCAAAATAATATGGTCATTGTGCTTATCCTATAATTGCTACTTTCCTATTTTATATTGCCTCTCATTAATATCctccattaaaagaaaataa